One genomic window of Pseudoxanthomonas sp. includes the following:
- a CDS encoding ABC transporter ATP-binding protein, whose protein sequence is MPTPLLQVDDVSLEYADGARIVRATHRVSFDVHEADRFVLLGPSGCGKSTLLKAVAGFIAPREGQIRLDGKAVQGPGPDRVVVFQEFDQLAPWKTVRQNVVFGLRAAGRISRADAIARADDALSRVGLIEFADAYPHTLSGGMKQRVAIARALAMQPRVLLMDEPFAALDALTRQRMQGLLLELAEQLRFTLLFVTHSIEEALVVGTRVLLLSPHPGQVRAELNAHQFDATSGASVAFQQATQRIHRLLFETPVEAAEPTPLRARQEATP, encoded by the coding sequence CTGCCGACGCCGCTGCTGCAGGTGGACGATGTCAGCCTGGAGTACGCCGATGGCGCGCGCATCGTGCGTGCCACCCACCGGGTGAGTTTCGATGTGCACGAAGCCGACCGCTTCGTGCTGCTGGGGCCCTCGGGTTGCGGCAAGTCGACCTTGCTCAAGGCGGTGGCCGGTTTCATCGCGCCGCGCGAGGGCCAGATCCGGCTGGACGGCAAGGCCGTGCAGGGTCCGGGTCCGGACCGGGTGGTGGTGTTCCAGGAATTCGACCAGCTGGCGCCGTGGAAGACCGTGCGCCAGAACGTGGTGTTCGGCCTGCGCGCGGCGGGCAGGATCAGCCGTGCCGATGCCATCGCGCGCGCCGATGACGCGCTGTCGCGGGTGGGCCTGATCGAGTTCGCCGATGCCTATCCGCACACCTTGTCCGGTGGCATGAAGCAGCGCGTGGCCATCGCCCGCGCGCTGGCCATGCAGCCGCGCGTACTGCTGATGGACGAACCCTTCGCCGCACTCGATGCGCTGACCCGCCAGCGCATGCAGGGCTTGCTGCTGGAGCTGGCCGAGCAGCTGCGCTTCACCCTGTTGTTCGTCACCCATTCGATCGAGGAAGCGCTGGTGGTCGGCACCCGCGTGCTGCTGCTGTCGCCGCATCCGGGCCAGGTGCGCGCGGAGTTGAACGCGCACCAGTTCGACGCGACCAGCGGCGCCAGCGTGGCGTTCCAGCAGGCGACCCAGCGCATCCACCGGCTGCTGTTCGAGACGCCGGTCGAAGCGGCCGAACCGACGCCGTTGCGCGCGCGCCAGGAGGCCACGCCATGA
- a CDS encoding flavodoxin family protein produces MAQTAVVYFSGYGHTKRAAEVAAQSAGAALIEIDAEGNILESDWDTLDQADAILFGTPTYMGSAAWQFKKFADATSKKWFTRAWQDKVFGGFTNSASLNGDKQVTLIFLQTLASQHGGIWVSLGLPPANTKAATRQDTNNLGGSVGALVQSPSDAGADEMSTGDLETLKQYAARVAGIAVRLHG; encoded by the coding sequence ATGGCACAGACCGCAGTCGTGTATTTTTCGGGCTACGGCCACACCAAGCGCGCCGCTGAAGTCGCCGCGCAGAGCGCAGGCGCGGCGCTGATCGAGATCGACGCCGAGGGCAACATCCTCGAATCGGACTGGGACACGCTGGACCAAGCCGACGCCATCCTGTTCGGCACCCCGACCTACATGGGCTCGGCGGCATGGCAGTTCAAGAAATTCGCCGATGCCACCTCCAAGAAGTGGTTCACCCGTGCCTGGCAGGACAAGGTGTTCGGTGGCTTCACCAACAGCGCCAGCCTCAACGGCGACAAGCAGGTCACGTTGATCTTCCTGCAGACGCTGGCCTCGCAGCACGGCGGCATCTGGGTGAGCCTGGGCCTGCCCCCGGCCAATACCAAGGCCGCGACGCGCCAGGACACCAACAACCTGGGCGGTTCGGTCGGCGCGCTGGTGCAGTCGCCTTCCGATGCCGGTGCCGACGAGATGTCCACGGGCGATCTGGAAACGCTCAAGCAATACGCCGCGCGCGTGGCCGGCATCGCGGTTCGCCTGCACGGCTGA
- a CDS encoding ABC transporter permease, whose protein sequence is MSAAATPLRRLPPVRPEYEHQVVRVQASLPVAPQARHRQLPAGVRRALVLLVLAIAWEIAARLVNDDLLLPSVMQTARAFYDGVVSGELPRRVATSLWVLAQGYALGVAGAFALTALAASTRIGRDVLGTLVAMFNPLPAIALLPLALLWFGLGNGSLVFVLVHSVLWPLALNIFAGFQSVPETLRMSGRNLGLRGPRYVFQLLVPAALPAILSGLKISWAFAWRTLIAAELVFGATSRQGGLGWYIFQNRNELYTDKVFAGLAMVIVLGLLVEVVVFAGLERITVRRWGMQR, encoded by the coding sequence ATGAGTGCGGCCGCCACGCCGCTGCGCCGGCTGCCGCCGGTACGCCCGGAATACGAGCACCAGGTCGTGCGCGTGCAGGCCTCGCTGCCGGTCGCGCCGCAGGCACGCCATCGCCAGCTGCCCGCCGGCGTGCGTCGCGCGCTGGTGCTGCTGGTGCTGGCCATCGCCTGGGAGATCGCCGCCCGCCTGGTCAATGACGACCTGCTGCTGCCCAGCGTCATGCAGACCGCGCGTGCGTTCTACGACGGCGTGGTGAGTGGCGAACTGCCGCGCCGGGTGGCGACCTCGCTGTGGGTGCTGGCACAGGGCTACGCGCTGGGCGTGGCCGGTGCCTTCGCGCTGACCGCACTGGCGGCGTCCACGCGCATCGGTCGCGACGTGCTGGGCACGCTGGTGGCGATGTTCAACCCGTTGCCGGCCATCGCGCTGCTGCCGCTGGCCCTGCTGTGGTTCGGCCTGGGCAACGGCAGCCTGGTGTTCGTGCTGGTGCACTCGGTGCTGTGGCCACTGGCGCTGAACATCTTCGCCGGCTTCCAGTCGGTGCCCGAGACGCTGCGCATGTCCGGCCGCAACCTTGGCCTGCGCGGGCCGCGCTATGTGTTCCAGCTGCTGGTGCCGGCCGCGCTTCCGGCGATCCTGTCGGGCCTGAAGATCAGCTGGGCGTTCGCCTGGCGCACCTTGATCGCGGCCGAGCTGGTGTTCGGTGCGACCTCGCGCCAGGGCGGACTGGGCTGGTACATCTTCCAGAACCGCAACGAGCTCTACACCGACAAGGTGTTCGCCGGCCTGGCGATGGTGATCGTGCTGGGCCTGCTGGTGGAAGTGGTGGTGTTCGCCGGGCTGGAGCGCATCACCGTGCGCCGCTGGGGCATGCAGCGCTGA